A region of the Dethiosulfovibrio russensis genome:
TTTAGCCCTACAGCCTCTATAAGACCAAGAATCTCCTCCCTATTCTCGACGTTCCTCACAAGTCGAACATTGTCGTATACAGTTTCCCAAGGAAGGAGCCGGTTATCCTGAAAGACATAGGCTATACACTCTCTGTCCGCTTCCACGATCCCTCGATCGGGAGACATCAGACCGGAGATAGCGTTAAGCAAAGTTGACTTTCCACAGCCGGAAGGCCCTATGACAGCTACTATTTCGTCCTCTTTGACTTCGAATGAAACGTCCTGCAAAACAGGAAGGGAACGGAAGCTTTTCGTTACATTACGAACTCGTAACACGTCCATCGTCCTTCCAGGAAAATAGAAACCGGGCGACATACCCCGAGAGATAGAACAGCGCCACGGTGATTATGGACCAGGCTATTATGGTCTCGGGTTCCACGTTCAACCTCGCATCTTTTATCATTCCACCGATACCGTCGCTGGTCGTCAGGACCTCGCCCATGACGACTATTTTCCATGCAAGCCCCAAAGCTACTTTAAAGCTGGAATTGAAGTAGGACATCACCGACGGGAAAACGACGTGAAACATCTTCTTTCTCTCCGAGAAACGATACAGATACGCCATCTCGAGAAGCCCGGGATCCACGTTCCTGATACCCTCGGAGACACTGATAGAGATGACCGGAATGGTCGCCGTGACAACTATGAACACGGCAGGCTTGCCGTTAAACCCGAACCACACCAACGCCAGGACCACCCATGCCACAGGCGGGACGGTCTGAAGGATCCCCACCATGGGAGAAAGGATATTCCGAAACCGCTCGGAATATCCCATGATAACTCCAAGGATCACCCCGCCCAGAACCCCCACGAAAAGCCCGGCGAGCAGACGAAAGAGGGTAATCAGGATCATCGAGTAGAGAGCAGGGGTCGAGCATATCTCGTAGAGAGATTGGCAAACGCTCTTTATGGCCGGAACCACGAGAGGAGAGAAGAAAAAGGTCAGAGATTGCCATAGTCCTAAGACCAGAAGCAACGAAAGAGCTCTATCCGCAACCGCCATGGTTCGTTTTTTAGTCTTCGACGTAATACATGCCATCGTCGGGAACTCTGCCTCCAATCGTCCTGGGATCAAAGTCCAGCAAAAAGCCGAAGAAGAGATCCAGATCGGCTTTGGCCTCCATGGCATCCTCGAAATGAAGCCCCATGCTGGGTATCGCCCTGGTTAACAGTTCTCCATCCAGGGCTAGATACTTCTCGGCCAGTTTACCCGCCTCCTCAGGGTGTTCCAAGGTCCAGATAAGACCCTCTTCGTAGCCTTTCTGAAAATCTTCTACGAGATCGGGGTTTTTTTTCGCGAAATCTCCCATAACTCCCATCCCCGCATTGGGAATTCTGGAATCGTTCTTGTTAATACGTCGCCACTCCTCCTCGAAGCTCGCGCCTACCCGGGCTTTCGGATTGGACATAAGAACCTTGGTGGCCATGGGCTCGATCAGAGTTGCGTATTCCGCCCTGCCCGAGGCGATCATAGCAGCTACCTCGGGCATGGAAGCGTAAACGATATTTACGTCCTTTTCGGGATCGAGCCCCGCCTCTTCCAAAAAACACCGGGTAAAGACATCGGGAGGAGAGCTCTTGAGGTTCACGTAGACATCCTTACCTCTGAGATCACTCCAGCTTCTAAACTCTCGGTCCGTGGTTATAAAATAGGTGACGCCCCATGTGTTCACGTTCAGAAGCCTTACATCCAACCCCTTGTTGTAAAGCTTGGACATAACGGTCAGAGGGAAAGCCAGAAAGTGATGCTTTTTATCCTGCACCATGGCTATTAAGGTCTCGGCCTCACTCCAAAAATCTAACTTGATCCTTACTTCGTCGCCTAGAGTATTGTTTTCCATCATGTAGAGCAACGGCAATGCAGGAGGGGCCTTAGGAGTCCCTACGGTTATTAAAAAAGTCCCTTTCTCCTCGGAGTATCCAGAAGCGACCATTAGAAAAACCATGGTAACCGCGCACATGACACCTATAATTCTCTTCAGCATCTTAATCTACCCTTTCTTGACCGTCTTAAACCTCGTCAAGCGACGAAAGTCATTGCATGTCTAACGAACTAAATTAGACAAACCTTACTATGTAAGATCTAGCCTGTCAAGAAAAACAACGAGGCTAAGGCAGGGTCTTACCTCTAGTACCAGTTGACGAACAGCCGTCAGGGTCATAGAATAAAACAAACGATTTAAACGTATGTTTGAAAAGGAGATCCGACATGACAGGGATAAAGACGACCAAACAGAAGATCCTCGACACCGCAGGGATAGTTTTCGGAGAGAATAGCTACAACGAGGCCACGATAAGGGAGATATGTTCACTGGCCGAGGTGAACCTTGCGTCGGTAAACTACCACTTCGGGAGCAAGGAGATGCTGTACCGGGCCCTTCTGGAGGACATACTCACCACCATCATAGAGAGGCATCCGGCTGTGCCGCCGGGAGACCACTCCGCCGAGGAAAGGTTGGCCTTTTTCTTGAGGGCCTACGTCAATCGGCTCGTCGGAGAGGCTCGAATCCCCGGCAACGAGGGCAGAATAGCCCTGCTTTCACGGGAACTGCTCCATCCCTCGCCGATAATGACGGAGCTCATGGTCGAACACGTCTACCCCCAAAGGGACATACTAATGTCCACCGTGGCGGAGCTTTTGGGAGACGATGCCACGAGACGGCAGGTGCTGCTTTGCGTCATGAGCTCGGTGAGTCAGTGCTTCTACATGATATTTTTCAGCGACACGATAAAGGCCATCGGCCTGGCCGGAGAGGCCAGGGATATAGACATGGACACCCTCGCCCGCCACGCCGCTACATTCGCCCTGGCGGGGATAAAGGCGATCCGTGAGGGAGGGAAGATCGATGGATAAAAAGAGAGCTTTCATAGGAATCGCCGCGGTAGCAGCGGCCCTGACGATGGCGGCAGCTGCGTCCTGGACCCTGGGAAAAAGCGGAAACGGGACCATCTCCCTTTCCGGAACGGTGGAGGCCACTACGTCGACCCTCAGCTTTCGTGTAGGAGGATATGTAAAGACCGTCTGCGTCGACGAGGGAGACCGGGTAAAAAAAGGGGCTGTCCTGGCAAAGCTGGACACCGAAGATCTGAAGCTGGCGCTGGAGACTGCCATAGGAGAACAGATCATGGCGGCGGCGAACTTGGAGGAGATGGAGAAAGGCAGCCGCCCGGAGGAGATAGCCGCTGCCAGCGCCGACGTACAGAAGGCCAAGGCGGCCTTGGCCGAGATGGAGGGAGGCTCCAGGGTCCAGCAGATAGCCGAGGCCCAGGCCAGGCTGAACCAGGCCGTCGCCGCAAGACGATCCGCCGAGGCCACTTTGGAGATGGCTAAGGCAGATGACGAGAGGTTCAAAAGCCTCTATAAATCGGGATCCATAGGCCAGAGAGAGTACGAATCCTACAGGACGGCATATCGCAACGCTCAGGAAAAACTACACGAAGCGAGGGCATCTGTGTCGGCTGCCTCCCAACAGCTAAGCCTTTTAAAGGAGGGAAGTCGCAGAGAGGACGTCCAACAGGCCTACGCCGCCCTTCAGGGAGCCCAGGCCCGCTACGACCTGGTAAGGTCCGGTCCGAGAGAGGAGGTAAAGGCCCAGGCCAGAGCCAGACTGAGGGCAGCCAAGGCCAGAACCGACATGGCCGCTTTAAAATTGGGATACGCCGAGCTGAGGGCTCCCTTCGACGGGACCGTGCTGGTGAAGGCCTCGGAAGAGGGGGAGAACGTCTCTCCCGGAACGCCGGCCTTCTCCCTCGCCAGGCTGGACCGACCATGGATAAGGTGCTTCGTAATGGAGACCGACCTGTCCCACATAGCCCTCGGTCAGAGCGCCTTGGTGGAGGTGGACGGACTGGACCGCGGGATCGAGGGCAAGGTGACATACATATCCTCCCAGGCGGAGTTCACACCCAAAACGGTGGAAACCAGAAAAGAACGGGTCAACCTGATGTACCGCATAAAGGTCCGGGGCGATAACGACGACGGAGTTCTAAAGATAGGCATGCCCGTCACGGTGAGGATAACTCCGAGATGACCGCTCTCGTCGATGTCCATGACCTGGAGAGATCTTTCGGGAACCTCAGGGCGGTGGACCGTCTGTCCTTCTCTGTAGACCCAGGGGAGATCTTCGGCATAGTCGGCCCGGATGGAGCCGGAAAGACCACGGTGCTTCGGATACTGGCCACCGTGCTGGACGGAACAGGAGGCTCCGCTAGGATCGATGACCTGGACGTGGCGAAGGAACCGGACCGAGTCAAGGATAGAATAGCCTACATGAGCCAGAGGTTCGGTCTCTATCCGGA
Encoded here:
- a CDS encoding ABC transporter permease → MACITSKTKKRTMAVADRALSLLLVLGLWQSLTFFFSPLVVPAIKSVCQSLYEICSTPALYSMILITLFRLLAGLFVGVLGGVILGVIMGYSERFRNILSPMVGILQTVPPVAWVVLALVWFGFNGKPAVFIVVTATIPVISISVSEGIRNVDPGLLEMAYLYRFSERKKMFHVVFPSVMSYFNSSFKVALGLAWKIVVMGEVLTTSDGIGGMIKDARLNVEPETIIAWSIITVALFYLSGYVARFLFSWKDDGRVTSS
- a CDS encoding HlyD family secretion protein; translation: MDKKRAFIGIAAVAAALTMAAAASWTLGKSGNGTISLSGTVEATTSTLSFRVGGYVKTVCVDEGDRVKKGAVLAKLDTEDLKLALETAIGEQIMAAANLEEMEKGSRPEEIAAASADVQKAKAALAEMEGGSRVQQIAEAQARLNQAVAARRSAEATLEMAKADDERFKSLYKSGSIGQREYESYRTAYRNAQEKLHEARASVSAASQQLSLLKEGSRREDVQQAYAALQGAQARYDLVRSGPREEVKAQARARLRAAKARTDMAALKLGYAELRAPFDGTVLVKASEEGENVSPGTPAFSLARLDRPWIRCFVMETDLSHIALGQSALVEVDGLDRGIEGKVTYISSQAEFTPKTVETRKERVNLMYRIKVRGDNDDGVLKIGMPVTVRITPR
- a CDS encoding CerR family C-terminal domain-containing protein, which gives rise to MTGIKTTKQKILDTAGIVFGENSYNEATIREICSLAEVNLASVNYHFGSKEMLYRALLEDILTTIIERHPAVPPGDHSAEERLAFFLRAYVNRLVGEARIPGNEGRIALLSRELLHPSPIMTELMVEHVYPQRDILMSTVAELLGDDATRRQVLLCVMSSVSQCFYMIFFSDTIKAIGLAGEARDIDMDTLARHAATFALAGIKAIREGGKIDG
- a CDS encoding ABC transporter substrate-binding protein, giving the protein MLKRIIGVMCAVTMVFLMVASGYSEEKGTFLITVGTPKAPPALPLLYMMENNTLGDEVRIKLDFWSEAETLIAMVQDKKHHFLAFPLTVMSKLYNKGLDVRLLNVNTWGVTYFITTDREFRSWSDLRGKDVYVNLKSSPPDVFTRCFLEEAGLDPEKDVNIVYASMPEVAAMIASGRAEYATLIEPMATKVLMSNPKARVGASFEEEWRRINKNDSRIPNAGMGVMGDFAKKNPDLVEDFQKGYEEGLIWTLEHPEEAGKLAEKYLALDGELLTRAIPSMGLHFEDAMEAKADLDLFFGFLLDFDPRTIGGRVPDDGMYYVED